A DNA window from Solanum lycopersicum chromosome 3, SLM_r2.1 contains the following coding sequences:
- the LOC101246225 gene encoding 14 kDa proline-rich protein DC2.15-like encodes MASKTIASQSSVPLFLSLNLLLFAVVSGTNDTGNCVGSQQTCSIDTLKLGVCANILNLVNVIVGSPPTLPCCSLIQGLTDLEAAVCLCTAIKANVLGINLNVPLSLSLILNTCGKKYPTGFTC; translated from the coding sequence ATGGCTTCCAAAACAATTGCAAGTCAGTCTTCAGTACCCCTTTTCCTATCACTGAATCTCCTGTTGTTTGCTGTTGTAAGTGGAACCAATGATACTGGAAATTGCGTTGGTTCTCAACAAACATGCTCAATAGATACTTTGAAACTTGGTGTGTGTGCTAATATACTTAATTTGGTGAATGTAATAGTCGGGTCTCCAccaactttgccatgctgcagtTTGATCCAGGGACTGACGGACCTAGAGGCCGCGGTTTGCTTGTGCACAGCCATAAAAGCAAATGTGCTGGGAATTAATTTGAATGTACCACTCTCTCTGAGCCTCATACTAAACACATGTGGAAAGAAATATCCTACTGGCTTCACTTGTTAA
- the LOC138347255 gene encoding 14 kDa proline-rich protein DC2.15-like encodes MASKTIASQSSVTLFLSLNLLLFAVVSGTNDTGNCVGSQQTCSIDTLKLGVCANILNLVNVIVGSPPTLPCCSLIQGLTDLEAAVCLCTAIKANVLGINLNVPLSLSLILNTCGKKYPTGFTC; translated from the coding sequence ATGGCTTCCAAAACAATTGCAAGTCAGTCTTCAGTAACCCTTTTCCTATCACTGAATCTCCTGTTGTTTGCTGTTGTAAGTGGAACCAATGATACTGGAAATTGCGTTGGTTCTCAACAAACATGCTCAATAGATACTTTGAAACTTGGTGTGTGTGCTAATATACTTAATTTGGTGAATGTAATAGTCGGGTCTCCAccaactttgccatgctgcagtTTGATCCAGGGACTGACGGACCTAGAGGCCGCGGTTTGCTTGTGCACAGCCATAAAAGCAAATGTGCTGGGAATTAATTTGAATGTACCACTCTCTCTGAGCCTCATACTAAACACATGTGGAAAGAAATATCCTACTGGCTTCACTTGTTAA